The Lutra lutra chromosome 7, mLutLut1.2, whole genome shotgun sequence genome segment AAGAGGTAGCAAGGAAGGCACCAAATGGTTATACTGTGCCCAATTCATACAGATAGTAAGTGGTGGAATCAGAAGTCTAACCCCACTAAGAATTACTCCACACTATCTGGCCTTTCAATAAAATTTCCTTGTTCCACAGATTTGAAATACCACCTTGATAATATACCAACTCATCATAAATATATCAGTTTATGGACTTTCAATTctatttcaatgttttatttctctattcttaCACTACCTTGtgatcatttaaaatatctaatctGATCTTATTATTCaccttacttaaaattttaataatttcctgtTGACTTCACAATCAAGTCCAAACCCTTTACCATGTCATATAAGGCCCCCTTCCAGTTACCTCCCTCCCCTGGAGTCTCAGATGCAGGCTAGATCTCTTTTCCCCATGTTCTAGTTAGAAAAACCATATGGTAGTGTCTGCACAGGCCAAGCAATCATTCCATGTAACATCCACGTCTCCGTACTTTTGTTCATATGTTTCTTATGCCTCGTTTCTTTGTTCATATACTGGGCAAGCACTTATTCACTTTTAAAGATTAACTCAAATATAACTACCTCTAGCCCTACCTCCCTCCCCATTCCAATCAAGTAGaaagaaatcattcttttctCATATACGGGTCTATCCGCTCATACCTTTAACTTGACACCATTATATGACGATATTTATTCACATACATGTTTCTCTTTCCCCTATTATAATACGAATGTTTTCAGGGAAGGACCATATCTTATTAAGTACCGAGGATAATcgtaataaatatatgttgagtAAATCGATATAAAATAACAACCACCAAATTATATGAGCAATCatctgatttataaaaaaaatgcaacaatatttaaaatgatacaaattatCAATTTCAAAACAATACCAAAAAGTGAGTGTATTTAACCATACTCAGCTCATAACAGGAAAAGGGTAAGAAGAATAATTCATGCTATAGCATGTTGCTAATATGAACCGGCAATAGAAAAAGTTGGTAAAGGAAGGCAGAGGAACTCTATCTTTTAAGAATTAGAACCGAGGGGCTCCGTAATCATCTGGCATCCGCTCAATGTTGTACCTAATCAGGACAAAAAATTAACACTGGTAAGAAAGTGGGTCCAGAACCCACCTAAAAACCCATCCTTTACTGACTGCAACACTTTCACCTCCCCACTATGAATCCTTTCTGTCAGTGGGAACATTTTAAAGGGATAGCGTAATGAGTGATTTTTAGCAAAATGCTGACTTTAATATATTATCTTTATTCTTCAAAATCGAAAGTTAACAAGTAAGGGAGCCAGGCGCTAAGTCCAGGTAAacccagctcctcccagcccaTATTCTTCCCACTATATTGTGTTCTTCCCAGGTTGAAAAGTGGGACAGTAAGAGAATGAGCACTAACATGGGAACATCCAAGCAAGATAAAGACCAGGTTTGCTTTTTAATAAGCTTTTAATTTCCCAGATGAGGTGCTGATCACATATACTAggctttcaaggaaaaaaaaaaaagatatttctggcCAAAAAGATTAGCTTAATTCAAATGACTGCTTTGTATTTAAAGCTACACATCTCTATTTCTTCTGATAATCTTACTGTAGCAATAGGAATGTCTGCCTCATCCCCAAATCCTAGTTTTATCTTTTGCCCTCGTTCTTATTACTTTGTCTCACTTTTTCAAATGTAACTATGTACGCATTTGATACAACAATTGCTTTCAGATCTTCCTATAACCTGACCTCATTTTTAATTgatatcatctatctatttaatTGATATCAGTTGTCTATACTTTTAATCGCTTCCCCCAAGAGACAGTTCTCACCTATGGTTAGAAATGTACATGATGGGAACTCCAGGAATCTTCCGGATCCTTCGTTTAAGGTCTCGGTCAACTGTGGCCACAATGTAACACTTGTGCTGTAAGACACCAATGAATGTTCACAGATTGAGTCTACTTGACACTGAATAATGGTACACTGGCTAATCTAGAGAATTACTCATTTTCACAGTAAATAGCAAAGGAAAGATTACAACAATTTGCTGAGTACCTACTATGATCTAGGAGCTCATATTTACAAAACATATAACAAGTTGCCTAGGGGAAATGCAGTTCTAAGACTCTTGAGGGGGAGAAGGTagaaaagctatttatttattatttttttttttaaagattttttatttatttatttgacagagagagatcacaagcaggcagagaggcaggcagaaagagaggaggaagcaggctccctgctgagcaaagagcccgatgcgggactcgatcccaggactccgagatcatgacctgagccgaaggcagcggcttaacccactgagccacccaggcgcccctagaaaagcTATTTAAAGCAGCAAATTGTTTTTACTCATAAGTGGAAGGTACTTTCATATTTAGGGCAGGCAATTTCTTGATTTTGAGAAATACCCCAAAAGACTCAATGCAAAGGCCGAGTAAATGTCTTAGATCGGAGGGCCCAGCTTTTGCCTTTCCTGCAATCTCTGAGCTTGGGCCTACTCTGAGACCTCCTAGTGGTGGAGGTAGGCCACTTCCTCAGCCAGGACATCAGAATGGAACTCTAGGACAAGTCTGAGCCTAGCAGTTGTGAAAGCATTTAGCTGCCAGCTGTATTAGATTTTACTTCCATCATACCCCGATCTCCCAATCAATTCTGAAAAGAGTTGTAGCCTAGTGACAGCTGTGCTGTGGGAAGTTAAGGCAAATGCTGTCTCCACCCATGGGATGGGGTGGCTAAGGGGATGGCAGTGTGGTCACCAGGTGAAGACGGTTATCCCCAGCGCAGGAAGGTCCAGGAAGGGCAACCAATAGCAGAAGTTCTTGTCCTGCTTGACGAGGAGGCCAGAAGAGAGGAATCAAAAACCTAATTACTCCAGCGTACTTGTAAGACAGCATCCTGGGACACTCAGATGTAACTGAGAAACACTCTTGCTTAGGCATGGTGGAAAGGAACAAAATTCCTGCATGAGGAATAACGGAAATGGATGATTTCTGACTCACAGGGAGGTGAAACCTGATATTATATGTACACTCACTCAAAGTATTTTATAGGGATGAGTTGTGGAATAAAGAATCAGTAAGGGCCCCAAATCACATACAAATAAATGCAGGTGCTGAGACTTGAAATCCATGTCTCCTCCCCAAGCCTGTGATTTTCCCATTACAGTTACAGTATACATTTCCAATCCACTTCCTCAAATAAGTGAAGGCACCTACGCTTCCTGTGAAGCACAAAGTGAACATTTAAAAACTGGTGATACCTGAGTTACTCTCTGCACTAAGCAGTCATCTGCGTAGgttcctctgtgtgtgcatgGTAATCGTTCAAATCTTGGATCCTTGGCAATCCTGAAGGGTCACAAAAGTGGATTAACAACGACAGCCAGGCAACTGGGTAaccttctgactcttgatctgtaAAATAAGAGTGACTTGCTCTATGTGGGGATTCTAAGGCACCCCTTGCCTCCTGCACCCTATCTTCTGATTGGAAAGACAACTGAGGGAGAGGCTGCTGTGCCTTAGGTCACGTAATCTTCAGAGAACTCTGAATTAgttatgtttccattttacaaatgaggaagcagaTTCAGAGAGATTAATTAATTTGTTCAAAATACACAGATGGGAaaagctgggattcaaaaccAAACAATTCTAACCTAACCATTTCACTTTTAGAAGCTGTCTTACACAAATCTGCAAGAGTATAGGCACAAGGACGGCCACTACAGAATACTTTATAATAGTATTATAAATagtgattataaatataaatataaattattatatataaatattataaatagtattataatagtgaaaaactgcAGATCATCTTATTATCCATCAGCAacataaaaaaagttaaatacattCTGATGCCccacactgtttaaaaaaaaaaaatgaggtagggCTGTCTGTACCAACACAGATGGTTTGTTGAATAAACTCAAAAAAATTCAAACCGTTGCATAAAGAAAGTCATCGgacaatatacatatatgattcaattaagaaaatacaaatttctggggctcctgggtggctcagtgggttgagcctctgcctttggctcaggtcatgacctcagggtcctgggatggagcccggcaccACATCGGgatgtctgctcagcagggaggctgctcccccacccccccgccacctctctgcctacttgtgatctgtcaaataaataaaatctttttttttttttaaagaaaatacaaatttctttccttgtctttatcTACACTTGCATTTGCTTAGAAAAAAGGTCTAGAAAAAGATACACTAACGCTTCTCAGTTGTCACCATTAGGGTGGAAGAATGGACAAAGTGTGAATATGCAGGGggacttcaactttttttttttttaattaattttttattttttcagcataacagtattcattatttttgcaccacacccagtgctccatgcaatccgtgccctctaccatacccaccacctggtgcccccaacttcccaccccccaccccttcaaaattctcagatcgtttttcagagtccatagtctctcatggttcacctccccttccaatttccctcaactccttctcctctccatctccccttgtcctccatgctatttgttatgctccacaaataagtgaaaccgtatgataattgactctctctgcttgacttatttcactcagcatcatctcttccagtcccgtccatgttgctacaaaacttgggtattcatcctttcttttttctttttctttttttttttttttacagctttataaacatatatttttatccccaggggtacaggtctgtgaatcaccaggtttacatacttcacagcactcaccatagcagataccctccccaatatccataaccccacccccctctcccaaccccctccccccatcaaccctcagtttgttttgtgaattaagagtcacttatggtttgtctcccttccaatcccatcttgtttcatttactcttcacctaccccctcaaccccccatgttgcatctcctctccctcatatcagggagatcatatgatagttgtctttctccgattgacttatttcgctaagcatgataccctctagttccatccacgtcgtcgcaaatggcaagatttcatttcttttgatggctgcatagtattccattgtgtatatataccacatcttctttatccattcgtctgttgatggacatctaggttctttccatagtttggctattgtagacattgctgctataaacattcgggtgcacgtgccccttcggaccactacgtttgtatctttagggtaaatacccagcagtgcaattgcagggtcatagggtagttctattttcaacattttgaggaacctccatgctgttttccagagtggttgcaccagcttgcattcccaccaacagtgtaggagggttcccctttctccgcatcctcgccagcatctgtcatttcctgacttgttaattttagccattctgactggtgtgaggtgatatctcattgtggttttgatttgtatttccctgatgccgagtgatatggagcactttttcatgtgtctgttggccatctggatgtcttctttgcagaattgtctgttcatgtcctctgcccatttcttgattggattatttgttctttgggtgttgagtttgctaagttctttatagattttggacactagccctttatctgatatgtcatttgcaaatatcttctcccattctgtcagttgtcttttggttttgttaactgtttcctttgctgtgcaaaagcttttgatcttgataaaatcccaaaagttcatttttgcccttgcttcccttgcctttggggatgttcctaggaagatgttgctgcggctgaggtcgaagaggttgctgcctgtgttctcctcgaggattttgatggattcctttctcacattgagatccttcatccattttgagtctattttcgtgtgtggtgtaaggaaatgatccaatttcatttttctccatgtggctgtccaatttttccaacaccatttattgaagaggctgtcttttttccattggacattctttcctgctttgtcgaagatgagttgaccatagagttgagggtccatttctgggctctctattctgttccattgatctatgtgtctgtttttgtgccagtaccatgctgtcttgatgatgacagctttgtaatagagcttgaggacTTCAACTTTTTATCATATGTACATGTTTATATTGTTTGCCATAAACAAACTCAAACATGTTATTTTCATGcaagtttgaaaaaagaaaaaccctaagTCTGTGATTCCCAGAACCATGTTCTTCCTACTATGTAATGATGAGTCACAAACTGAATAAAACTACAAGGCAGCACATAGGTACCAAGTGCAAGAAAAATGCTCCACATTGCAGTAGTTCAGAGCTAAGTCACTGTGAATTtggtacacttaaaaaaaaaaatacatggatgttaaataaaatgaagatggaaGAATATTCCATGGGCAGGCACGTTCCAAACAGGGCACCAACCATCTATAAGTTGGGTCATTGGTGTTCAGGGAAGAGCAAGCACCTCTTTCTGGTAGGGAGAGAGCGTCTGTGCAGAGAAGAGTGAAACAGGGCTGGAAAGAcggaactttctgcagtgatatTGCCAAACTGCTCTCCAAAGTGACTGTCCACTTTACATCCCTATCTGTCGAATATGAGAATTCCCACTGGTCCCCAGTCTCAACTATCCACGGCATTGTTAAGCAGACTTTTCAATTCTTGCCAATCTGCTGCATATGAAATGATATCTCCTTGTGAATTTaaggattttgtctttttctcatagatttgtagttttttatatattttgaaactaaGCACTTTGTTGATTATATGCATTACTAGTATCTTCTCACTATCTGTGACttactgttttgctttgtttatgcTACCTTTTGTTAGAAAGTAGTAttcaacttctctttttttttttaaagattttatttatttatttgacagagagtgtgagagaccacaagcagagggaggggcagagagagagggagaagcaacctccctgcaaataagcagagagcccgaggcgcgGCTCGATTtcgggaccctaagatcatgacctgagcccaaggcagacgcttaaccgactgagccacccaggtgccccagtattcaACAGCAATATAATCAGATCAGTTAGCTTTCTATTACGGCTTAGACTCCTTCAGAAAGCCCTGCCTACtccaaaatcatgaaaatattctctatattttctataaaagtcTAGATACTTAATCTACCTAGAAATGATTTTTGTGAAAGAGGGAAAtccaattttgtttctttccatagtgactatatatatatataaataaagattttatttatttgacagagagagagagtaggcagagatgcaggcagagagagagggagaagcaagctccccactgagcagagagcccgatgcagggctcaatcccaggacctcaagaccacgacctgagctgaaggcaggggcctaacccactgagccacccaggtgcccctatagatatactttttttttcccattttattttatttcatttcagtgttccagcattcactgtttatgcaccacactcagtgctccatgcaatacgtgccctccacaatacccaccaccaggctcacccaacccccaacccctctcccctccaaaagatattttaatagtttatcaCTTTCCCATTCAGCTAAGCAGTGCTACCATTCTTATACACtgggtttccatttctctttgccttaaaaaaaaactagctttATTAcgtataaatgaaatataataaaattcactgaCAATACATGcaaaatttgatgagttttgacaaatttaGATATCCATGTCACCTATCTCCACAATTGAGATATAAAACATCTCTGTCACTACAAAAAGTTCCCTGTGTCCCTTTGCAGTTAATCCACTTTTACCACGCTCAACTTCAGCTAACCACTGTATTCTATTagcatagttttgtcttttctggaaTTTCATGTAAACGGAATCACACTTCTGTTAATTTTAATCGAACAATATTGGGATGCTGAAGACCCTTTAACATTTCAGCCTGGAATCACACTTCTGAATGTTGGAAATGTTCTATTTCATGACTATGAGTGGTTCCGTAACTATACACATTTGCCAAATGCatcaaattatataattaaacttGGTCAATTTTATAGCATATAATGTACACCTTTAAAggtgacacacacagagacgcaCAAATTCACTGGTACATCTTGGACCTTGATTGAATGTTTTACCCATGCATGATTTTGTAATATTATTCACTGATCATTTGGAAAATGCCAACTCATTGAATTATACAAATCTTCCAAGTATTAACACATTTCATTAcagaattaccaaaaaaaaatcatactcagTATCTTCACTGGTCTCAACAGAAAGGTCTTTTAGTATTGGGAATGTGATAAGCTCGTGATTTTTCAAAActctaattttcacttgaaagcttgaattttatcattggcaGCTAATACAGTTAAGAATTTCCctgaagtaggggcgcctgggtggctcagtgggttaaagcctctgccttcggctcaggtcatgatcccagggtcctgggatcgagccccgcatcgggctctctgctcagcggggagcctgctccctcccctctctctctctctgcttgcctctctgcctacttgtgatctctgtcaaataaataaataaaatcttaaaaaaaaaaaagaatttccctgaAGTAACAGATGCACTGcattaatttttgagaaactaTCTGCAAATTTAGTCTGAAAAATCAGTGTTTGTCAGTTACTCTTCACATAAAAATGACATTCCATGAAAAAGCAGCTGGTTTGGCTCACAACTCAAACAAGcacacaaatgctttttttcacTGAGGCAACCTTCACTCTTGGGATGTGGCAGAAGTGTTTTAGGTGTATTTTACACTTCATCACAAGGAACATCGATGTGTACTCTAGGGTCGAGATTTAACAAAGTCAACAAATTTTACTGCTTCATCAAAGATATTCTTAAGGGActctgaggttttttgtttttaatattttatttttttaagtaatctctgcacccaatttAGGGCTCAAATTTATAATCCCGAGATCAAAAGTTgtgtgctctaccgactgagccagccaggcacccctgtgttgtTTTTAACAGCTAGTGAGGGGCAGTGAAGAATACAAAGTCTACCAGCATTATTTGGGTCCACTGTCTTGACTGGTACTAAGGCACCAGTACTTCTGCCCTCAGTACAAATGTCAGCACAGTGAAGAGACAACATCTtcatattattatgaaaatagttttattagGCTCCCTGCGCAAAGGTGTCTGGGACTTCTAGGGGGTCCATGGACCATACTTTGGAAACCACTAGTTTTAATTCAAGTGAACCTTCTAGAGTAAGCTCAAAACTCAaaatgtggggacgcctgggtggctcagttggttaagcagctgccttcggctcaggtcatgatcccagcgtcctgggatcaagtcccacattgggcttcttgctcggcagggagcctgcttctccctctgcctctgcctgccattctgtctgcctgtgctcgctctctctccctctctctgacaaataaataaataaaatcttaaaaaaaaaaaaaaccctcaaaatgtGACTCCTTTAAGTATGAGATTCTAAAAGATATCTAGATAGCTAATAAAAAGACACTTTCTAATTGAAAATCCAGAGGAACTTAAAAGGAGTCCTATAAGACCAATAGGACTAACTAACTTCATTCAAAAAACTGCAGcttagggacgcctaggtggctcagtcagttaagtgtctgacttcggctcaggttctgatttggggctcctgggatagagctccgcaGCCTGACCAGCTTCCTACTCAagggggagcctacttctctctcttcctctgcccacagcacccctgcaccccagctcatgctctctctctcaaataaaatctttaaattctttaacctttgaatgtttgctttcttcattctttctttttttaaaagattttatttatttatttgacacagagtgagtgagagagggaatacaagctgggggagtgggagagggagaagcaggcctcccactgagcagggagtctgatgcggggctcgatcccaggactctgggatcatgacctgagccgaaggtagacacttatcaactgagtcacccaggtgccccaaatatttgCTTCCTTGATCATAAATAGTTAACTAGTTTTGtatggtttttatttaaagtaattatccAAGAAATCTTCAGACAGCAAACAGATGAAGGAGGATCACAAGAATCTTGAGTATACCAATCTAGACCAGCTCCTTCCTACCTTAGAGCCACTCGATACTTCTGCCCCAGTTTCTCAATTTCAGCCATTACACAGTCAGTTATACAAGGGATACctgccaggaaaaaaatacatattgataACAGAACCTGTAAAGAAACTGGTTTTACTCTCTCATTGAGAGTCTTTAAAAGACCCATGAGGCTTCTGGAATAACAGCAGAATAACACACTGAAATGAACAGTAAGAACAAGAGGTGAATAAAATCCCTATTGATGAGGAAAATAGAGAACTGAACCGCCCCAATTCCACACTACAGATTCATAAAGTGTCATGAATGTgcctgggggaaaaaattaagctAGATCCCTATCATCCtttctacattaaaataaattctagatggaaaaaattttaaatacgagcccaaagaaaccaaacaaattaatcagaaaatgtaaatttggtcctataaaaatagaaaacttctgTTTGACAGCTATGGAagtcatattaaaataaaaataaactagggAAAGTACTTCTACACCTTCATCAAAGGGCAAATTTCtttaatatacaaagagctcGTTATGTTATGTGCTTGTTATGTGCTATTTGCCAGCCACTGGGCCAAGCACTTTAGGAGGAGATCTCACTTCTTATTCAGAATAATTCCTATCAGGTagcattgttattattatcatccccattttacggATCAGGAACCTAAGGCACAAAGAAGTTAAGTAGAAGCAAATGGTGAAGCCAAGACTTGAATAGAGACTGTCGGGCTATagattggattcttttttttctattcttaagaGCAATACTTAATCCTAGTACATCGCTAGTTACCTCTTTCTCCCCATgtgttgagatttattttttaaattttaattttcttaacatataatgaattatttgccccaggggtacaggtctgtgaatcatcagtcttagacaattcatagcactcaccatagcacataccctccccaatgtccatcacccagcacccccatccctcccacccctccagcaaccctcagtttgtttatagACTGGTTTCTTAAACACCATGGTACATTTCAGTTCATACACTTCAGGTCACAGAGGAAGACATACAATGGTCAATGAATAAGGGTGCTCAATCTCACTCCTAATTAAGGAGCTATAAACTgaaacaagatttcattttctacctATTAGAGTGGCAAAGATTAAACAAGGAAAATACCCAATATTGAGGAAACAGGTATTCTCACTCTAAGTTAGTAAgtgtaaaaatatgtattactaTTTTAGGGCAATTTTGCAATATGtcaaagtaagaaaatatatgtacCCCTTGAAATTGCAATAGTTTCCTAGAAATGTATCCTAAAGAACGACTCCACCCTAACAGAGACATAGTTACACTGATATCCACTACAGCCTTATTTATAGTAAGGTAAAAACTGCAAGTAATCCAAGTATCaaatagaatattaatttttaaaaattatgtaaatactatgtaaacttaaaaaaaagaataaagtccaCTATATATACTGACACAGCAAAATGTTCAAGATATATTTtgttcaaggggcacctgggtggttcagttggttaagtgtctgccttcggctcaggtcatgatcccaaggtcctgggatcaagccctgcactgggttggGGGGGGATCCCCTGTTTGGcgggagtctgtctctccctattcctctgccttctccccatcACTTGagcatgtgcatgctctctaataaataaataaatacccgttaaaaaaatttgttatttgttcAATgtacaagtaagaaaaaaatggatgagtaatctagccatacaatggaatgttatttggtAATGTAAAGAAATGATGTATTGATACATGCTTTAACATTTagccttgaaaacatgctaaatgtaagaggacaaaatattttatgatctcattttaatgaaatgtcCAAAATTGGTAAATCTATAGAGACATATGGCAAGTTAGTGGTTGtctagagagggaaagaggaaaggttgGGGATGATGGTTAAAGGGTTCAGAGTTTCTTTCTGGGTaataaaatatcctaaaattgaTTTTGAATATGCTAAAAGCCATGGAATCATACACTTTAAATGGTATGTGAATTTATGTCTCCAAGTTGTTAAAAAAGGCACAAAGACAAACTGTAAATAATCTAGGATccattttcattaataaaataaacaaaattaacctGTAATTCACAGagattttatattacattttagagggatacctaggtggctcagttggttaagcatctgacccttgatttcagctcaggccttgatctcagggccctgagctcaggtcccacactgggctccacactgggtgtggagcctattaagaaaaaaagaaaatgtaaaaaataaaaataaaaactgtcccCCCATGAGGAAAGGCGTTAAGGGGGCTTTAATGTTTTTATGctagattttt includes the following:
- the FCF1 gene encoding rRNA-processing protein FCF1 homolog isoform X2, producing MGKQKKARKYATMKRMLSLRDQRLKEKDRLKPKKKEKKDPSALKEREVPQHPSCLFFQYNTQLGPPYHILVDTNFINFSIKAKLDLVQSMMDCLYAKCIPCITDCVMAEIEKLGQKYRVALRIAKDPRFERLPCTHRGTYADDCLVQRVTQHKCYIVATVDRDLKRRIRKIPGVPIMYISNHRYNIERMPDDYGAPRF